Below is a window of Aerococcus viridans DNA.
TACAATGACATCGTTAATCGTATAATTAGCTTTTTGTTCGGCTTTTTTAATCGCGCGCTTGATAGACTCAACAGTCTTGTCAATATCTACAATCACACCTCTACTGAGTCCTTGTGAGCGCTCATGACCTACTCCAATAACATTAATTTGTTGGTTAACATATTCTGCAACTACTACTTTTATTGAAGTGGTTCCAATATCTAAACTTGCAAAAATTTCTGGCTGAACCATGTTTATTGAAACCTCCTAGAAAATTTAATATTTAATCGTATCGTTACTATTTTAACATAGACGGTACCAATTACCAACGGAATTACCTCTACTTTCTCATAGAAATTGTTGACATAGTCACGGTCTGTCAATAGTGATGACGTTTTCCTACACGCAAATGTTTTTAATTGCCTTCACATGATTTCGCCACTTTATTCACTCACTGATTCAACAACTGAATTGCCACTTGCTGCATCCGTTTCTACACTAGAAGATGCTGCTTGTGCATCAGTACTTTCGACCTGACTACCTTCACTAGATGATGCTGATGAAGCATTTGACCCGCTAGTTGATTCAGTAGTTGAACTATCTGTCGTCTCACTCCCTGAATCTGTTGATGAAGCATCTAGTTCACTAGCTTCACTTTCACTCGCTGCACTTGATTCTGCAGCCACCGATTCATCATAAGCCTTTTTATCTTCTTCCGAAGCATAAGGGTTATTCCCATCGTTTAATTCAGTAAAGTAAATGGCTACTTCCATATCAATCAGTCCCATTTGCCCGTCCAATTGACTGGCAATACCATTATAATAACTCATCCGGTCACCAATTGAGCTGATAAAGCCCCTCACCACATTCCCGTCATCCATTTGTAAAGCAATCCGGTCAGTGTTACTTTTATCACCTGTATAAGTCACCCAGGAAATCTTTTGAACGATATCATCTGACAGACTTGATAACGCCTTAACCGTTTCTGTTAGCTTGGCTCTTTGATCTTCATTGGCAATATCATAACCTTCAAATAAGGGTAACTCTTTTTCAAGTGATGGCAGTGGTGTATCGATGATTTCATTATTTTCTAGTAAGGGGTAGAAAAAGTCCGCAATCTGGATATAGCCCAATTGGCGGTAGGCCGACACGTTCACAGCTACCTTATTCCAATCCGACACATTCACAGTTGCTGACTTGACCGAAGGGTTTTGGTTTACAATAGCTTGTTCTACCTCACCCTTAGAATTTTTCAAGTCCGTCACTGACATCCCTTCTTTTAGAGGATACAAATTCACACTTTCTGTATCCTCCACACCTTCAACATTGATTGAAGACACATGATTAAAGGGTGAAGCATAGTAACCAGCCACAAATAATGCAATTACAAATGGCAGCAATAATAGGGCCATTTTCTTCCAGTTCGTCGGTTCACTTTTTTGACCCTTCTTAGCTGGAGGCATTGCATGATTACTTGACACCATTTGCTTTTGCTTGCCTGCTTGGCCTGGATTTTGTTTCTGCCTATTGGCTTTGTCTTTGCCCTTGATATTGAATTTAGGGAATCGCCACTTAGCTTTTTGTTTTGTTTTACCTTTTTTCTTCACAGGTTTTTTCTTGCCTGCTACTTGCTTATCTACAAGCTTAGCTTGGTCCTGATCTTCGTATTGACGACTGCTATCTACACCATTTTGTGCTTCATCTTGGTTCGATTTGTCAGCATCTTTCTCTTGCCTTCTGTCGACATTTGTCTGACCGTTTTTAGCTAATTTTTCATGCACACGCCGTCTTCTCTCGCGTCGCTCTTGGCGAATACGTTCTTCTTCCCAATCCATCATCACGCCCCCTTTCTATCTATTTTATTTGGAAAAAGGACTTCCTATTTCACAAGGCTTTCAATGATCTTGATTAAACGGTCCCCCGCATCTGGCACCCCTTGGTTCAAGGCGTTCGTCGCAATCCGGTTACGTTCATTTTTATCAGCCATCAAGCCGTCAATCTCATCTAATAAACCATTTACATTAAGCTCATTTTCTAAAATCATGCGGGCCCCATCGTGCTTCACTAGTGAGCGGGCATTCATTTCCTGATGGTTGGCTGTCACATTAGGGCTTGGAATCAAAATAGATGGTGTCCCTAAAGCGGTTAATTCAGTCATAGTCGTTGCGCCTGAACGACACACGACTAGGTCAATGGTGTTGAACAAGGCGGGCATGTTATCGATATATGACACAATTTGTACATTGTCCCAGTTATTAAAGTCAGCGAATGCTTCTTTAAATTCTTCGTAGTAAGTATCCCCTGAAGCGATTAACACTTGATAATCTTTTTCAATAAAGGCAGGTATAGCTTCTTTAACAGTTTCGTTGATACGTAAAGCGCCTCTACTACCACCGAAAATTAATACTGTCGGTTTGCCGTTTTCTAAACCATAAGCAGTTAAATCTGCCTTGTCTGAAATAGACGCTACTTCCTGGGCACGTGGATTACCCGTGAAAACTACCTTATTTGCGTATCGTTTAAAATCTTTCGCGACATCCTCAAAGCAAATAGCAATCTTTGCTACAAAAGGCGCTAAAAACTTATTGGTCATCCCTGCAACGGAATTTTGTTCATGGATAATACTTGGTACACCTGTACGTGCAGCTGCATATAAAACCGGCGCACAGACATAACCACCTGTACCAATTGCTACATCCGGATTGAAATCACGGACGATTTGTTTTGCCTTGCGTATACTATCAAACATATAGTATACAGTTCTAGCATTGTCTAAAGAGAATGAACGTTTGATCCCTTGAATTTGGATAGTTTTGAAATCGACACCTTCATTAGGCACGATTTTTGATTCCAATCCGCCTTCAGTCCCCACATACAGAAATTCTGCATCCGGATATTGCGCTAAAATTTGTTTTCTTAGGGCCAAGGCTGGGTAGATATGGCCCCCAGTCCCACCACCGGAAAGTAAAATTCGCATAATAAACTCCTTTTTCTCGCTAATTAATTTATTTGTCTAAGTCTTCAATCGCTTTGATATAACGGTCACCACGGACTTCAAAGTTTGGATATTGATCCCACGAAGCTGAAGCTGGTGACAATAGAATGGTATCACCAGGTGCTGACATATCATAGGCTGCTTTAACAGCTTCTTCAATCCATTCTACTTTATCAATCGCTGTTAGACCTTGACTTTGTCCTAGGTCAGCAAATTTATTTGCTGCTTGTCCGAATACAACCATACCTTTCACCCGGTCCATATGACCTGCTAATTCAATCACTTCATTCCCGCGGTCTAAACCACCCGCTAACCAAATGACATTGTCCTGTTTTTGACTGAATGAATCAAGGGCTGTAATGGAGGCATCGTTATTTGTCGCTTTTGAATCATTGTAGAAACGACGACCGTCGATTTCAGCAACAAACTGTAGGCGGTGTTTCACGCCGTGGAAGGCAGATACACCGTTTCTGATTTCTTCGTTTGAAATTCCCAGTAATTTACCAATAGCGACTGCCACGAGCATGTTTTCTAAGTTGTGGTGTCCAGGTAGGAAGAAGTCTTTTCTATTGAAAACAATTTCATCATGCCACATAAAGTTTTGGCTATCTTGGTCAAACCACGCACCATCAGGTTGAATAGATGTCGCTGAAAACGGAACAATTGTGGCTTTTGTAGTCCGGTCACCAAATACGTCCAATTGGTCAGCATTTAAAATCAAGAAGTCATCTGCCGTTTGGTTGGCAGTGATTTGCCATTTTGCAGAAATATAGCCGTCCATTGAACCATGGTAATCTAAATGGGCTGCGTAAATATTGGTAATGGCTGCGATATGGGGTTTGAATGCATCTGTCCCCATTAATTGGAAGGAAGATAATTCTAAAATCAACCGGTCATCTGCTTCAGCTTTAGAAGCGATATCTAATGACGGAATCCCAATGTTCCCCCCAATGTAACTTTCACCTGCCAGTGAATCTGCTTTCCCTAACATTTCGCCAACTAGGCTAGTAGTTGTTGTTTTACCGTTAGAACCAGTGATACCAATGATTGTGGCATCGGTTATCTTATCTGCAAGTTCGATGTCAGTATAGATGGGTAGGCCAATTTCTTGCGCATGAACGACCATTGGGTTGCTATAAGGAATACCTGGGTTTTTAACCATAAAGGCGAAGTCTTCGTCCAATAGTGATACGGGATGACCGCCAGCAACAACACGGGCGTTATTTTCATCGATTAGCGCTTGGGCATCTTTATTTTCTTCAAGGGGTTTGAAGTCATTGACAGTAACAATTGCCCCCAATGCTTGTAGATGTTGCACGACTGAAACACCAGTCTTTGCAAGTCCGAGTACTAATATTTTTTTATTGCGAACTGATTCGCGCCATTGTGATGCTTCCATAATGATTTCCCCTTTAGTAAAAATTTAAGTTAAAAGAATAATAAGCCGATTAGGGCTGTGACTAAACCAACTGCCCAAAAGATAATATCTACCTTCCACTCGCTCCAACCAATCATTTCAAAGTGATGGTGGATTGGTGACATTTTGAAGACACGTTTACCAGTCAATTTGAATGAAGTGACTTGGATGATAACGGAAGCTGTTTCAACTACGTATACGAATCCAATCAATAGTAATGACCAAGGGTTGCCTAACATTACTGAAATAACAGCTAATAAAGCACCTAGAGCTAGTGACCCGGCATCTCCCATGAAGATACGGGCTGGTTTGCGGTTAAAGAATAGGAAGCCTAATAAGCCGGCAACGATAGCGATACAGAAGGCCCCAATGCCGCGTTCACCCATTCTAAAGGCAATCAGTGCATAAGTTGAGAATGAGATGACACCAAGACCTGATGATAGGCCGTCAAGTCCATCCGTTAGATTGAAGGCATTTGAAAATCCTGTAATCCATAGTAATAAGAATACGAATACGAACAAGACATTTGTAATGCCTGTTGTAAATGGAAATGGAATCGACACATGGAAGGTAATCACACGCATTAATAATACGATTAGGGCTGAACCCACAATTTGTAAAATCAATTTTTGTAGTGAAGTTAACCCTTCATTTTGTTTCTTGAAAATCTTTAAGAAGTCATCGGCAAATCCGATACCACCGAAGAAAATCATTGTCCCAGCTAACAACCAAACTTCACCGTGCCATTGCCCAGTAAGGATAGACCAGATCAATAAGCTGACTAGGGCTGCGGATAGGAAAACCACCCCACCCATTGCTGGGGTACCAGATTTGGCTTTATGCCAAGCTGGTCCCTCATCTCTTGTAACTTGTCCGAATTGTTTTTCACGCATAAATTGAATGAAAAACGGCATACCAACTAGTGTTAACACTAGTGTCGTGATAAATAGTAATACCATAATTTTCCCTTTCTCTTCCCTTTTGTTTATAGGTTAATGTAGATTTATTTTCCTTGTTCTTAAGTGTTTACGACTCAGCTAATTGTAACACAATCGTCTTGTTGCTATTGACTTGTTCGCCTACTGTGATCGACTGACCGACGACGACGCCTTCACCCTCAAGTTCAACTTCAATACCAAGTAATGAGGCTAGAGCTTGACTAGTTGACGCGTTCAATCCGGTAAAATCTGGTATGGTTGGATTTTCATCGTCAGACATCAAGAAGATTGGTTGTGTAACAGACACTTCCTCGTTCACTACAGGCGTTTGGCTGACGATATTTTCCCCATCACCAATCACTTCTACATTGACAAAGCTCGCATCTGATAAGGTTTGTTGTGCCTCACTGACAGTTAATTCTGACACATCAGGGACGGTTGCCGTCACAACTGACTCACTATCACTTAAGGCATTATATTCTAGGGCCCTGGTTAATAGTGGTGTATAAATTTCTGTCATCATATCGCTTGCGGTTGTTTCCAAGTTCTTCGGTTGTTCCGTTGTGATATAAAGGACATATTGCGGATCTTCACTTGGGACAAAACCAACTACAGAGTATAAGTATTTGGTTAAACCTGCTTCATAGGTATTGGTTTCAAGGTTGAAGACCTCAGCAGTACCTGTCTTAGCAGATACTGTATAGCCGTCTAAGTCATAAGCGGCCCCGGTACCTGTATCTGCATAAACAACAGATTGTAAGTATTCAAGGGTCTTATTGGCAGTTTCTTTTGAAATTGGTGAAGAGACTACTTCTGGTTCCACAACTTGCATGCTGCCATCTTCTTCATAACGATTAACTAATTGTAATTTCATCATATTCCCATCGTTAGCAATTGCCGTGAAGGCTTGCATCATTTGGTAAGGTGTTACATAAATCCCTTGTCCAAAACCAGTCGTTACTTTATCTGCTTCATAATCATAGTTCATTGACCCGCTTGCTTCGTTGGCAAATCCTGAACCCGTTTCTTGTAGTAGACCGAACTCACGGATATAAGATTCCCAAACGTCATAACCCATCTCTTTTACTAAATGGATCATCAGGGTATTTGATGATTGTGATAACGCCTCTAATTCGGTAATCACACCCCAACCAATCCCGTTATAATCGGCAATCTTTGAATCACCCATAGTTACGGGACTTGAATCGTAGAATGAATCTGGGTCAAATACCCCTTCTTCAATGGCTGCTGCTACCGTTAATACTTTAATCGTAGATCCTGGTTCATAAGCTTTTTCAACTAATAAGTTTTGCCACATATCGTCGATACCTTCTTTTGTTTCTAGGTTGAAGGTTGGTCTTTGTGATGCTGCAACAATTTCTCCAGTTTCTGGCTCAACTAGCATAGCTGTCATTGACGTTGGTTGATATTTTTCATAAACCTCTGTCATCAAGGTTTCTAAATAAGTTTGTAATCGTGAATCTAAGGTTAAGTATACGTCAGACCCATCGGTAGGTTCTTCCTCCACTTGACCCGTCCCACTTAACTCAACATTGGTCGAACTAGATTTGTAAGATTTACGGCCATTGGTACCTTTTAGGGTTTCATCCATAGACAGTTCCAAGCCCATTTGCCCAGTTAAACGACTATCGATAGCAGTACCAGCTTCCATATACTCGGCATACCCAACTAAATGAGAGGCAAAGACGCCGTTTGGATACATTCTAGTTGGCATTTCATTAAACATAATACCTGGTAAGTTTTGGTCGTCAATGGCCTTCATCTCAGCGTACGTCAGGTCTTGCCCTGCTGTACCAAACTCTACTTGAGAAGCATCTTGAGTGTTTAGTCGTTCTAAGATTTCATCAGCCGTCAGGTTGATATATTGCGACAAGACTTGAGCAGTATTTTCCTTATCCACTACATATTGCGGGTCCTCTGGTTCAGACCATTCATCCGTTAAAACAGCGTACAATGAATAAGAAGTAGCATCCATTGCCAATGGATTTCCACCTACATCATAGATGGTTCCACGTTGTGCTGACAATATGCTACTTCTATCATAGAGGTTTTGGGCTTGCGCTGATAAATCTTGACCATTCACAGTCCCAATAACCATTATTTGTGTTAAACGAATGCCAAATATGAGTAGTAAAAAACCTGCCAAGCCCATCATCGCTCTTATTGTTTTTTTGCGATTCTTTTTGAGTTTTTTACTGTCTTTCATTATTCCACATTCCTTATATTTTCTTCATTCATATTCAACCCTTGTTCTTCAGCGATGTCTACCACTCGTGAGTAGTTAGATAATTCGTGGATTTCTTGGGTTAGATTCTCTTTTTGAACACCTAAATCTTCTGCGTTCTGTTGTACTTCTTGTAACTGCTGTGACGCTGCATTCACGTTAGCACGCATAATGGTCACCCCTAATAGTCCCGAAATCATAACTAGAAAGGTTACTGTCATCAACATTTTCTGCATCAGTGAGAATTTTACTTTTGATCTACTTTTACTGGCCGGTATACTCGCCGGAAGAGCAGTCATATTCCGCTTTGGTTGTGCCTGTTGACTTTCTTCTGGGTAAGCCGGAATATTTGGAATGGCTCTTTCGGCCGGCATGGCGTTCATTTTAATATTTACTTGGTCTTGTAGTAGAAATATTGCCATAAATACTGCTCCCTTCTATTGGTTGGCTTCCTTTTGCTTGTTGGTCTAAAGTTG
It encodes the following:
- a CDS encoding cell division protein FtsQ/DivIB, whose protein sequence is MDWEEERIRQERRERRRRVHEKLAKNGQTNVDRRQEKDADKSNQDEAQNGVDSSRQYEDQDQAKLVDKQVAGKKKPVKKKGKTKQKAKWRFPKFNIKGKDKANRQKQNPGQAGKQKQMVSSNHAMPPAKKGQKSEPTNWKKMALLLLPFVIALFVAGYYASPFNHVSSINVEGVEDTESVNLYPLKEGMSVTDLKNSKGEVEQAIVNQNPSVKSATVNVSDWNKVAVNVSAYRQLGYIQIADFFYPLLENNEIIDTPLPSLEKELPLFEGYDIANEDQRAKLTETVKALSSLSDDIVQKISWVTYTGDKSNTDRIALQMDDGNVVRGFISSIGDRMSYYNGIASQLDGQMGLIDMEVAIYFTELNDGNNPYASEEDKKAYDESVAAESSAASESEASELDASSTDSGSETTDSSTTESTSGSNASSASSSEGSQVESTDAQAASSSVETDAASGNSVVESVSE
- the murG gene encoding undecaprenyldiphospho-muramoylpentapeptide beta-N-acetylglucosaminyltransferase, yielding MRILLSGGGTGGHIYPALALRKQILAQYPDAEFLYVGTEGGLESKIVPNEGVDFKTIQIQGIKRSFSLDNARTVYYMFDSIRKAKQIVRDFNPDVAIGTGGYVCAPVLYAAARTGVPSIIHEQNSVAGMTNKFLAPFVAKIAICFEDVAKDFKRYANKVVFTGNPRAQEVASISDKADLTAYGLENGKPTVLIFGGSRGALRINETVKEAIPAFIEKDYQVLIASGDTYYEEFKEAFADFNNWDNVQIVSYIDNMPALFNTIDLVVCRSGATTMTELTALGTPSILIPSPNVTANHQEMNARSLVKHDGARMILENELNVNGLLDEIDGLMADKNERNRIATNALNQGVPDAGDRLIKIIESLVK
- the murD gene encoding UDP-N-acetylmuramoyl-L-alanine--D-glutamate ligase, encoding MEASQWRESVRNKKILVLGLAKTGVSVVQHLQALGAIVTVNDFKPLEENKDAQALIDENNARVVAGGHPVSLLDEDFAFMVKNPGIPYSNPMVVHAQEIGLPIYTDIELADKITDATIIGITGSNGKTTTTSLVGEMLGKADSLAGESYIGGNIGIPSLDIASKAEADDRLILELSSFQLMGTDAFKPHIAAITNIYAAHLDYHGSMDGYISAKWQITANQTADDFLILNADQLDVFGDRTTKATIVPFSATSIQPDGAWFDQDSQNFMWHDEIVFNRKDFFLPGHHNLENMLVAVAIGKLLGISNEEIRNGVSAFHGVKHRLQFVAEIDGRRFYNDSKATNNDASITALDSFSQKQDNVIWLAGGLDRGNEVIELAGHMDRVKGMVVFGQAANKFADLGQSQGLTAIDKVEWIEEAVKAAYDMSAPGDTILLSPASASWDQYPNFEVRGDRYIKAIEDLDK
- the mraY gene encoding phospho-N-acetylmuramoyl-pentapeptide-transferase encodes the protein MVLLFITTLVLTLVGMPFFIQFMREKQFGQVTRDEGPAWHKAKSGTPAMGGVVFLSAALVSLLIWSILTGQWHGEVWLLAGTMIFFGGIGFADDFLKIFKKQNEGLTSLQKLILQIVGSALIVLLMRVITFHVSIPFPFTTGITNVLFVFVFLLLWITGFSNAFNLTDGLDGLSSGLGVISFSTYALIAFRMGERGIGAFCIAIVAGLLGFLFFNRKPARIFMGDAGSLALGALLAVISVMLGNPWSLLLIGFVYVVETASVIIQVTSFKLTGKRVFKMSPIHHHFEMIGWSEWKVDIIFWAVGLVTALIGLLFF
- a CDS encoding penicillin-binding protein, producing the protein MKDSKKLKKNRKKTIRAMMGLAGFLLLIFGIRLTQIMVIGTVNGQDLSAQAQNLYDRSSILSAQRGTIYDVGGNPLAMDATSYSLYAVLTDEWSEPEDPQYVVDKENTAQVLSQYINLTADEILERLNTQDASQVEFGTAGQDLTYAEMKAIDDQNLPGIMFNEMPTRMYPNGVFASHLVGYAEYMEAGTAIDSRLTGQMGLELSMDETLKGTNGRKSYKSSSTNVELSGTGQVEEEPTDGSDVYLTLDSRLQTYLETLMTEVYEKYQPTSMTAMLVEPETGEIVAASQRPTFNLETKEGIDDMWQNLLVEKAYEPGSTIKVLTVAAAIEEGVFDPDSFYDSSPVTMGDSKIADYNGIGWGVITELEALSQSSNTLMIHLVKEMGYDVWESYIREFGLLQETGSGFANEASGSMNYDYEADKVTTGFGQGIYVTPYQMMQAFTAIANDGNMMKLQLVNRYEEDGSMQVVEPEVVSSPISKETANKTLEYLQSVVYADTGTGAAYDLDGYTVSAKTGTAEVFNLETNTYEAGLTKYLYSVVGFVPSEDPQYVLYITTEQPKNLETTASDMMTEIYTPLLTRALEYNALSDSESVVTATVPDVSELTVSEAQQTLSDASFVNVEVIGDGENIVSQTPVVNEEVSVTQPIFLMSDDENPTIPDFTGLNASTSQALASLLGIEVELEGEGVVVGQSITVGEQVNSNKTIVLQLAES
- the ftsL gene encoding cell division protein FtsL translates to MAIFLLQDQVNIKMNAMPAERAIPNIPAYPEESQQAQPKRNMTALPASIPASKSRSKVKFSLMQKMLMTVTFLVMISGLLGVTIMRANVNAASQQLQEVQQNAEDLGVQKENLTQEIHELSNYSRVVDIAEEQGLNMNEENIRNVE